The Aythya fuligula isolate bAytFul2 chromosome 1, bAytFul2.pri, whole genome shotgun sequence nucleotide sequence ACCATTTAGTAATCTTGTGAGTCTGATACTTCTTTAGGAAACGTGAATATGCACGTCTCTTGGATAGCCCTTGGGTTTGGTATTGAtgatggtgttttttcttccctttttctttttttaaatgattctgGTTTCCTAAATCAAACTGACTTCAGTGACTTGTACTATCACTGAATAAATTATCCTTAGCAGCCAGAGTTATTTAACATAACTTATAAAACGGAAGCATTTTGAGTGTTGTTTGTATTTGAGGACTTGTATGCCTTGTGTAATACTGCCTTTAGCCAACAAGGTAGAGCTAAGGTGTTCACTCCTGTAAACCCACTTGATTGAAATTTTACCAGTGGAGGAATCAACACTTAAATTTGTCCTTGACTGTCAAACTTAGCGATGAATTGTTAACCAAACCTAAACAGCTTCCAGAAAAGTATTCCTTACCCCCATCACCACCCATTATCCTTCCAATCCAGATCATGCTGAATCCTCTGCAGAAAAGATTCAAGTATCATTTCACTGGAAATAAACCAACCAATGTCTTAAACAAGGTATGGAAGAAAGcagtttgatttatttgtttatttttctaagcaacAGATACATTACTGTATTTAAATTGTGTCACTTGGacactttcttctctgaaattaGGATTCTTAAATTGTGCAGTACTTGTGTGTCCCTTAGTGGGGACAGATGCCAAGGTAACACGTGAAGATCTTGCAGAGGCATAAACATTTTCTCTGGGCCAGAGAGATGTCCACTTCGCCAGTTGGAAACTGACCTGCTTTTGTAATGAGTTATCTTCAAAGACTTGAGTATTTTATCTGAGAATTGTCACTGAAGCAGGTTTCCTACAGGTAAATGTTAATGTTGCTGTAATACATCTACAGCAGACTTGGAGAGCTGTTTTCTAATACTGTAGTTGCACAAGTCTCTGTTTGTGTTAACAGTCTTgagtaaatataaatacattcaCGCTCTTACAGTTGCTAatacaatgcatttttaatagtaTTACATATGTTAGGggattcattcttttttttttttttttttttttttttttttttttttttttttaaataagcctGAATGGTATTTAACACAAGTGCTTATGTGGATTGGAAATCACTCCAAGTTCCTTGATGACAAAATCCAGCCGATATTGGACAAGGCAGGATCTTCAGTGAATGCTGGGGTAAGCACTTTGTGTGTTTTATATGTGTAAGCATTTATACAGTCAATTCGTACAAGCATTCTTCTGCTGATTTCACTAAACTCGTGGTGAGACTTAACTGAGTCTAGTAACAGTTTTAAGATCATACATTTTTGCCCATGTTTGTCCATATCTCTAATACTTtactcactttcttcttttaaaagcttgaATTCTCTCGTGCTCTGGTAATGCTGATTTTGGAGAAGCTTGCTGCAGATATTCCATTCCTGTTATACGATGATGCCCTCTTTTGTCACCTTGTGGATGAGGTACTTCAGTTTGAGAGAGAGCTCTACAGTGTTCATGGCTACCTCAGCACCCTTCCCAGTTGCATGCATATTCTCTCAGAAGAGTCTTGCTTCCAGAGGTGGctaacagtggaaaaaaaatgtaagatttgTGATGGATTTTGTTGGCCTtgacacattttctttctgattgtGCAGAATACAAATAGTCTTCTCAAACAGGATAAGTCACTTGGACTGGGCTACGccaaaagatgtatttttgagGTCAGTAATGAGAGGAGTGCCCCGGGGGTTAATGCTGCGTCCAGCCCTGTTTTTTAAGCtggtctgtgattctgtgatatttttatacTTTGCAGTTATTTTGACTAAAAAATGGTTTGGCTCTAATAGTGCTTCTGAAGTTTATAGGACTGGTGTCCCCAAGCTGTATGGGATCTAGCCTGCGTATTTTGACAGAGTGTGCAGACAAGTGTGCAGACAAGGATAGACTTTAAATTGAAATGGAGCGAGGGTATTAATTTTTGAGaatcagagaagaaatacattGGAACGGAACAAGccaactattaaaaaaaaataaataaaaaaatagccttGACAGAATTCTTATACCTGCGTTTGTGATGCTGTTATTGGAATTGCTTCTGCATGAAGCCAGTCATCACTAGTTTTTTATCATCTGAAAACGTAAATTTTAACTAACTAGGgataaagatttaatttttatatattgtttggttttagagttgtttttttgttgttgttaaaaattttttttcattattaaatacTAAAACAATTTACAATTTCTGTGCTCAGTTGCTCTTCAGAAAATGGACTCCATGCTTTCATCCGAGGCTGCGTGGATATCGCAATACAAAGATATCACCGACATAGATGAAATGAAAGTCCCAGACTGCGCTGAAACTTTTATGACTCTGTTGTTAGTTATAACAGGTAACTGCCAATCTGTGGACATTGCTCTTGTTCGTAATGACTAGTAGAAAAACTGcagatattatttattaaatatctaCTGTGTCAACAATAGTCAGCAAATAACAACTTTGCAAAGTTGTGATACTCACAATTTAATAAAAGTTGTCCAAAATACAAGATGAGCAGGAAATTATCTAGCACAAATAATCTTGAGCTAGTAGTGAcgtattttcaaatgcatttttaaaaatttgataATTTGCAAATTACCACATTCAAACCCATTAATTATGGAGAGAATATGATTTGTTACAATTcaataagaaaaatatcctgCCGTTCCTCTTGAATCTGCAGAATGTACCTTTTCAGGAGGTGTTTATTTGTATATTGAAGGGCTTTATCCTACACTGTGACTGGCTTTAGGGGCCACGTGATATTGCTAGGTGGTGTGGTATGATAACATATTTCCTAAAGTATTAGGATGCAATATGCTAGTGGAATCGTGAGGGGGAGGGGAATCTCAGATATGTTGTTTCTTCACATATTTAGCTTTTGCATTGAGTAGTTTCTTGAGGTTGCTAAAAATAagtcagctttttaaaaattaaatactgtatGATGTCTTTGTAGGAGTAACATCATGTAAAAAGATGACCATAATGCTTCGTGTTCAAAACCTTTTCTTCAGTGCTGGGAAAcgttaaatattttgataatgtCTTTCTAGACAGGTATAAGAACCTTCCAACAGCTTCCAGAAAACTGCAGTTCCTGGGGCTACAGAAGGAGCTAGTTGATGATTTCAGGATACGATTAACTCAAGTAATGAAGGAAGAGAGCAGAGCTTCTTTAGGCTTCCGGTACTGTGCGATCCTTAATGCCGTTAACTATATCGCAACAGTGCTGGCAGACTGGGCTGACAATGTAGTAagtaaattttttaaaaataaattagttctgtttgtttcataATCAAACGTTACATTTTCAGCACTAtttatgtaaatgtatttaGAAGAAttaattatggaaaaaatagaacTAATAGTACTAATAGTATTGCTGCTGAAGTGCATGTGTTGCAGTAGCATGTGCACGCTTCTTGAATTATCCCTATGCTGAGCTAGTTTAAATGTATTTGGCGTGGGTGCCTGCATTACAGCTTGGTTCAGGTGGTGTCTGGAAAAGTCACTCTTTGATAACAGGGTGTTGGGTAgagttattttctgtaatagCCCAGTGGCACCATAGCTATTCTGTAGTATGTCAACTTTTTCTGTAGTCATTGCAGAAATAAGCATTTTGTGGGAGATGGGCAGCTTCcaaattgtttttgtcttgACAGGAAACTGTCTGTAGCAGAGGATAATCTTGACTTGATAGGAGAGCAGCTTTTATGTTGTACAGCTGCATCTACAAAAGTATCTTGACGtgcttaaaagcaaaaccaacttCATTACCGCTGTGTCACATTCAACTCAGTCCACTTCTTGCTATTGTCAGACTAGCAAACATGCCATTACCTATCTGCTGTTGTGTTTGGGACCCATATCAGTTGCATTACTAggattaaaacagttttaattgaATCAGGACAATGTTTTAAGTTTCAAGACTTCGTTTATAAACGTGTCAGGAGCATGTTTTGTAGAACCCTGTCTGTTAAAGTACAAACGCAGAGTTCAAATAATAAGATGATTTTTGCTAGTACTTATGTCTACTTCTGTTCCCCTAGTTCTTCCTGCAGCTACAGCAGGCTGAACTGGAGGTTTGTGCAGAAAGTAGCACTGTCAGCCAGCTACAGCTGGGGCAGCTGGCTTCAATGGAGAGCTCTGTCTTTGATGAGATGATTAACCTCCTGGAGCGCCTGAAACAAGATATGTTGAGTCGTCAAGTACATCATGTCTTCAAAGAGGTCACAGATGCTGCAAAGCTGTACAAAAAAGAGAGGTGATTCTGTTTGCTCTCTTCTCATATtccaatattattttctgtttaaaaacattgagGTAAATAAAGGCAAGAATAGCTAATAAGAGAAACTGGTTTCCTGGATAGGAAAGGCACAGGGTAGTAAGTATTGGAAAATTTTTTTTATCCTCACTTCAAGCCTGTTTTGATGTTATGCTTTCTAAAGTAGTTCTGCAGTGAGCGGGCATGTTGTCTTGAAAACCCTAGGAAGAACGCTGGGTCACTCTAGTTCAGATGAGAGTTACTTTCTTCCAAGTAGTATTAAAAATGGCCTGTAACTACTGCTTCTATCCTCACGGAATCACAGGGTTTCTTGAATTTTTGTGGTTGAGTTTCTGAAGCACTTCAAAATTAACACAACTGCTTGATGATTTTATagattagcttttttttttttttttaagaaaaaaaacacgttCAGATTTATAACTAAAGCATCAGCTTAACATTaaaggatattaaaataaagcattagaCTATGATTACCTTTAGGTTTGaaatgggaaaggaggaaaCTGACCCATTGTAACTGGCTAAGATTTCCTTACAGGATAATTTCAATTTCAGTTATTGTAATATGAATAATTATCACATCGAAGTCATAACAGTGAAATTTCTTTCAGGTGGCTATCTTTACCGTCTCAAGCAGAGCAAGCAGTAATGTCTCTGTCGAGCACAGCTTGCCCAATGTTGTTGACCCTAAGAGACCGCCTGCTCCAACTGGAACAGCAGCTCTGTCACTCGCTATTCAAAATATTCTGGCAAATGCTCGCAGAGAAAGTGGATACATTCATCTATCAGGAGGTAGGTATCTACGAAGTGTATGCAGTACTGTGCGGGTGTTGGTGACTGGCCTAAACAGAAGATCCCCCCCTCTGTGTTTGCAGATAATCATGGCGAATCACTTCAATGAAGGAGGAGCAGCACAACTTCAGTTTGACATGAGTAGAAATctcttccctttattttcacaCTACTGTAAGAGGCCAGAAAACTACTTCAAGCAGTAAGTAGGCAAACTTCTGATCCATTAGTGTTTCAGAACAGAACATCCAGATGAATGTTTTCTGTAtcaccaacattttttttacagttttgagTGGGTAAGAAATACTTGAACTACATGTATGTGGATCATCTTTCAGTGTTTACAACAGCCCAAGTTTTGATTCTGCAGCACGTTTTCAGATAGCAACTGACTGTGATGTATGTTCTGGAGTATTTAGCACAGTGAGGATGTCTACTGCACGCAGATAGATGAACTTAGGGAATGTAAGCAGAATTCAAAAAGTGGGGCAAAAGAAACTACTCAAAGATTTAGTTACAGCACAACAAATTTTCTTTATCCTGAGGCTATTTTAAACTATGTTTCTGCTTAGCAGTCCAGTTGCTTTGGCTGGTGAGAAGCAACCTTCTTTCTGGTTAGTCTTTTTAAATAGCTGACAGTCTTATGCAGAGTCCAACGCTAAACTCCTGGGCTAATTGGGACAGAAATTTTACTACACATCTAAAGATCAATATGGAACGTGTTATTCAGTCCTGAACGCTTGAAGATGAAGGTTATATATTGGCATTCTTAATTGGAATATTCCTGTAGCAGCGTCTTAGTTTTTTTGAGCACATTACCTTTACAAAGGTAATCGATACCTATGTAGTATTCATAGCTTAaaaaagagatgcagaaaggAACATTAAAAGTAATGTGTAGTGGGTATGTGGCTGTTGTACTAGAAACAATGTGGCAGGGTATCTGTTTGCTCTCTAATGAGATTAATAAGAGAAAATGTTCAGACTCTAGCAGCTTTCTGTAAAggagtgttttttaaaaa carries:
- the RINT1 gene encoding RAD50-interacting protein 1, coding for MLLCVNSIVDKENMATVNVTKKEVTRDLDHCDIPYYVSEFVEREVGNDYDSLRKLGSLIDKLSENKKQLEEQVLTVSSEVPKRIQKALKNAEDSKKSLNRLLEEEALLSDSIDSHLLKAEPWMEELGVLISQVEEIERHLSYLKWISRIEELSDNIQQYLMTNNVPEAASTLAFMAELDIKLQESSCSHLLAFVRSTVKFWHKILKDKLSSDFEEVLTQLRWPFVGPPQSQAFGLAAPANAPDIYNNLETLFCQLLKLQTSDELLTKPKQLPEKYSLPPSPPIILPIQIMLNPLQKRFKYHFTGNKPTNVLNKPEWYLTQVLMWIGNHSKFLDDKIQPILDKAGSSVNAGLEFSRALVMLILEKLAADIPFLLYDDALFCHLVDEVLQFERELYSVHGYLSTLPSCMHILSEESCFQRWLTVEKKFALQKMDSMLSSEAAWISQYKDITDIDEMKVPDCAETFMTLLLVITDRYKNLPTASRKLQFLGLQKELVDDFRIRLTQVMKEESRASLGFRYCAILNAVNYIATVLADWADNVFFLQLQQAELEVCAESSTVSQLQLGQLASMESSVFDEMINLLERLKQDMLSRQVHHVFKEVTDAAKLYKKERWLSLPSQAEQAVMSLSSTACPMLLTLRDRLLQLEQQLCHSLFKIFWQMLAEKVDTFIYQEIIMANHFNEGGAAQLQFDMSRNLFPLFSHYCKRPENYFKHIKEACIILNLNVGSALLLKDVLQSASENEASLKPNQPSATAALNELGVYKLAQRDVEILLNLRAIWPNTGK